One region of Pseudomonas sp. B21-040 genomic DNA includes:
- the queC gene encoding 7-cyano-7-deazaguanine synthase QueC — MTEQSNTAEKRAVILLSGGLDSATVVAMARAEGYSCYTMSFDYGQRSHAELHAAARVARDLGVVEHKVIGLNLNGIGGSALTDSSIDIPEELGEGIPVTYVPARNTVFLSLALGWAEVLGARDIFIGVNAVDYSGYPDCRPEFIESFERMANLATKAGVEGNGFRIQAPLQNLSKAQIVEAGVKLGVNYGLTVSCYQADDNGRACGKCDSCRLRAEGFAAAGISDPTPYF; from the coding sequence ATGACTGAACAATCGAACACTGCTGAAAAACGTGCGGTCATCCTGCTGTCCGGTGGCCTGGACTCGGCGACAGTCGTGGCCATGGCTCGCGCCGAAGGTTACAGCTGCTACACCATGAGCTTTGATTATGGTCAGCGGTCTCATGCCGAGTTGCATGCCGCTGCACGCGTCGCCCGAGACTTGGGTGTGGTCGAGCACAAGGTGATCGGTCTGAACCTGAACGGCATTGGCGGCTCGGCACTGACCGACAGCAGCATCGACATACCTGAAGAGCTCGGCGAAGGTATTCCGGTGACCTACGTACCGGCACGCAACACGGTGTTTCTGTCGCTGGCGTTGGGCTGGGCGGAAGTGCTGGGTGCGCGTGACATCTTTATTGGCGTCAATGCGGTGGATTACTCCGGTTACCCCGACTGCCGTCCTGAGTTCATCGAGTCGTTCGAGCGCATGGCCAATCTGGCGACCAAGGCCGGTGTCGAGGGCAATGGCTTCCGCATTCAGGCGCCGCTGCAGAACCTGAGCAAGGCACAGATCGTTGAGGCTGGCGTGAAGCTTGGCGTCAATTACGGGCTGACCGTTTCCTGCTATCAGGCCGACGATAACGGTCGTGCGTGCGGTAAATGCGACAGCTGCCGACTGCGCGCAGAAGGCTTCGCGGCGGCCGGAATCAGCGACCCAACACCTTATTTTTGA
- the gcvT gene encoding glycine cleavage system aminomethyltransferase GcvT: MSTEQLLKTPLHALHIELGARMVPFAGYDMPVQYPLGVMKEHQHTRDQAGLFDVSHMGQIRLTGANAAKALETLVPVDIIDLPVGMQRYAMFTNETGGILDDLMVANLGNDELFLVVNAACKDQDLSHLRKHIGEQCTIEPLFEERALLALQGPAAVTVLARLTPEVAKMTFMQFTRVKLLGVDCFVSRSGYTGEDGFEISVPAANAEALARALLAEPEVAAIGLGARDSLRLEAGLCLYGHDMNTETTPIEASLLWAISKPRRADGARAGGFPGAETVFAQQQGGVSRKRVGLLPQERTPVREGAEIVNEAGDIIGAVCSGGFGPTLAGPLAMGYLDSAYIAIDTPVWAIVRGKKVPLLVSKMPFVAQRYYRG, encoded by the coding sequence ATGTCCACCGAACAATTGCTGAAAACCCCGTTGCACGCCCTGCACATCGAACTCGGCGCGCGCATGGTGCCGTTCGCCGGCTATGACATGCCAGTGCAATACCCGCTTGGCGTAATGAAAGAACACCAGCACACCCGCGATCAAGCCGGGCTGTTCGATGTTTCGCACATGGGCCAGATCCGCCTGACCGGCGCCAATGCCGCCAAGGCCCTGGAAACCCTGGTGCCGGTGGACATCATCGACCTGCCGGTGGGCATGCAACGCTACGCGATGTTCACCAATGAAACCGGTGGCATTCTCGACGACCTGATGGTCGCCAACCTCGGTAACGACGAATTGTTCCTGGTGGTCAACGCAGCCTGCAAGGATCAGGACCTGTCGCACCTGCGCAAGCACATTGGCGAGCAATGCACCATTGAGCCTCTGTTCGAAGAACGCGCCTTGCTGGCCCTGCAAGGTCCGGCCGCAGTCACCGTGCTTGCGCGCCTGACCCCTGAAGTGGCGAAGATGACCTTCATGCAGTTCACCCGCGTGAAATTGCTGGGCGTGGACTGCTTCGTCAGCCGTTCGGGCTACACCGGGGAAGACGGCTTCGAAATCTCCGTACCGGCCGCCAATGCCGAAGCCCTGGCACGCGCCCTCCTGGCCGAACCAGAAGTCGCCGCCATCGGCCTGGGTGCGCGCGACTCGTTGCGCCTGGAGGCCGGCCTGTGCCTCTACGGCCACGACATGAACACCGAGACCACCCCGATCGAAGCAAGCCTGCTGTGGGCCATCTCCAAGCCGCGTCGTGCCGATGGTGCGCGGGCCGGCGGCTTCCCTGGCGCTGAAACCGTATTCGCGCAACAACAAGGTGGTGTCAGCCGCAAGCGCGTGGGCCTGCTGCCTCAGGAACGCACGCCTGTGCGTGAGGGTGCGGAAATCGTCAACGAGGCTGGCGACATCATCGGCGCCGTATGCAGCGGCGGTTTTGGCCCGACCCTGGCAGGTCCTTTGGCCATGGGTTACCTCGACAGCGCCTACATCGCCATCGACACACCCGTATGGGCGATTGTCCGTGGGAAAAAGGTGCCTTTGCTTGTAAGCAAAATGCCATTTGTTGCACAACGCTACTATCGCGGCTGA
- a CDS encoding RDD family protein, with protein MSKHLLNPQGDFPTAPLGRRLAAMFYDFLLCTALLIVTSGIYKMIQMAILGEEKMRTLTEAGALDGDPLLSTVLLFVLFGFFAKFWTWSGQTLGMQVWCIRVQNADGSSISLWQALLRFVVSIASWLCLGLGFFWSLFDKQKRSWHDMYSNTQLVQIPKKTK; from the coding sequence ATGTCGAAACACCTGCTCAACCCCCAGGGCGACTTCCCCACCGCCCCCCTGGGTCGTCGCCTGGCAGCGATGTTCTATGACTTCCTGTTATGCACCGCCCTGCTGATCGTCACCAGCGGCATTTACAAGATGATCCAGATGGCCATCCTCGGCGAAGAAAAAATGCGCACCCTGACCGAAGCCGGCGCGCTGGACGGCGATCCATTGCTCTCGACGGTGTTGCTGTTTGTACTGTTCGGCTTTTTCGCCAAGTTCTGGACCTGGTCTGGCCAGACACTGGGCATGCAGGTGTGGTGCATCCGCGTACAGAACGCCGACGGCTCGTCCATCAGCCTGTGGCAGGCGCTGTTGCGGTTTGTAGTGTCGATAGCGTCCTGGCTATGTCTGGGGCTGGGTTTCTTCTGGTCGCTGTTCGACAAGCAGAAACGCAGTTGGCATGACATGTACTCCAACACTCAGCTCGTACAGATTCCGAAAAAAACCAAGTAG
- the gcvP gene encoding aminomethyl-transferring glycine dehydrogenase: MTQVNLTTANEFIARHIGPRAGDEQAMLNSLGFDSLEALSASVIPDSIKGTSVLGLEDGLSEADALASIKAIAGKNQLFKTYIGQGYYGTHTPSPILRNLLENPAWYTAYTPYQPEISQGRLEALLNFQTLISDLTGLPIANASLLDEATAAAEAMTFCKRLSKNKGSHQFFASVHCHPQTLDVLRTRAEPLGIEVVVGDELELTDVTPFFGALLQYPASNGDVFDYRALTERFHAANALVAVAADLLALTVLTAPGEFGADVAIGSAQRFGVPLGFGGPHAAYFSTKDAFKRDMPGRLVGVSVDRFGKPALRLAMQTREQHIRREKATSNICTAQVLLANIASMYAVYHGPKGLTQIANRVHHLTAILAKGLSALGLTVEQASFFDTLTLNTGANTARLHDQARAQRINLRVVDAQRVGLSVDETTTQADIETLWSIFADGKTLPDFAALAAVVQSTIPASLVRQSPILSHPVFNRYHSETELMRYLRKLADKDLALDRTMIPLGSCTMKLNAASEMIPVTWAEFGALHPFAPAEQSAGYQQLTDELEAMLCAATGYDSISLQPNAGSQGEYAGLLAIRAYHQSRGEDRRDICLIPSSAHGTNPATANMAGMRVVVTACDARGNVDIEDLRAKAIEHREHLAALMITYPSTHGVFEEGIREICGIIHDNGGQVYIDGANMNAMVGLCAPGKFGGDVSHLNLHKTFCIPHGGGGPGVGPIGVKSHLTPFLPGHAQMERKEGAVCAAPFGSASILPITWMYISMMGGAGLKRASQLAILNANYISRRLEEHYPVLYTGSNGLVAHECILDLRPLKDSSGISVDDVAKRLIDFGFHAPTMSFPVAGTLMIEPTESESKEELDRFCDAMIRIREEIRAVENGTLDKDDNPLKNAPHTAAEIVGEWTHPYSREQAVYPVASLIEGKYWPPVGRVDNVFGDRNLVCACPSIESYA, translated from the coding sequence GGCCTGAGCGAAGCCGATGCCCTGGCGTCGATCAAAGCCATCGCCGGTAAAAACCAGCTGTTCAAGACTTACATCGGCCAGGGCTACTACGGCACCCACACGCCATCGCCGATCCTGCGCAACCTGCTGGAAAACCCGGCCTGGTACACCGCCTACACCCCGTACCAGCCAGAAATCTCCCAGGGCCGTCTCGAAGCGCTGCTGAACTTCCAGACCCTGATCAGCGACCTGACCGGCCTGCCGATTGCCAACGCTTCCCTGCTTGACGAAGCCACCGCCGCTGCCGAAGCCATGACCTTCTGCAAACGCCTGAGCAAGAACAAGGGCAGCCACCAATTCTTCGCTTCCGTGCATTGCCACCCGCAAACCCTCGACGTGCTGCGCACCCGTGCCGAGCCGTTGGGCATCGAGGTTGTCGTCGGTGACGAACTCGAACTAACCGACGTGACGCCGTTCTTCGGCGCGCTGCTGCAATACCCGGCCAGCAACGGTGACGTGTTCGATTACCGCGCGCTGACCGAACGCTTCCACGCGGCCAACGCACTGGTCGCCGTAGCGGCCGACCTGCTGGCCCTGACCGTGCTGACCGCACCGGGCGAATTCGGTGCCGACGTGGCCATCGGCAGCGCCCAACGCTTCGGCGTACCGCTGGGCTTCGGCGGCCCGCACGCGGCGTACTTTTCCACCAAAGATGCGTTCAAGCGTGACATGCCGGGCCGTCTGGTCGGTGTTTCCGTGGACCGTTTCGGCAAGCCGGCCCTGCGCCTGGCCATGCAAACCCGCGAGCAACACATCCGTCGCGAGAAAGCCACTTCGAACATCTGCACCGCGCAAGTGCTGCTGGCCAACATCGCCAGCATGTACGCCGTGTACCACGGCCCGAAAGGCCTGACCCAGATCGCCAATCGCGTGCATCACCTGACGGCGATTCTGGCCAAAGGCTTGAGCGCACTGGGCCTGACCGTTGAACAAGCCAGCTTCTTCGACACCCTGACCCTGAACACCGGCGCCAATACCGCCAGGCTGCACGATCAGGCGCGCGCCCAGCGCATCAACCTGCGCGTGGTCGATGCTCAGCGTGTGGGCCTGTCGGTCGACGAAACCACCACCCAGGCTGACATCGAAACCCTGTGGAGTATTTTCGCCGACGGCAAGACCCTGCCGGACTTCGCCGCCCTCGCAGCGGTAGTGCAGAGCACCATTCCTGCGTCGCTGGTGCGCCAATCGCCGATCCTCAGCCACCCAGTGTTCAACCGCTACCACTCGGAAACCGAGCTGATGCGCTACCTGCGCAAGCTGGCCGACAAAGACCTGGCACTGGACCGCACCATGATCCCGCTGGGTTCGTGCACCATGAAACTCAACGCCGCCAGCGAAATGATCCCGGTGACCTGGGCTGAATTCGGTGCCCTGCACCCGTTCGCCCCGGCCGAGCAAAGCGCCGGTTACCAGCAACTGACCGACGAACTGGAAGCGATGCTGTGCGCCGCGACTGGCTACGACTCGATCTCGCTGCAACCGAACGCCGGTTCGCAAGGTGAATACGCCGGTCTGCTGGCCATTCGCGCCTATCACCAGAGCCGTGGCGAAGACCGTCGCGACATCTGCCTGATCCCGTCGTCCGCCCACGGCACCAACCCGGCCACCGCTAACATGGCTGGCATGCGCGTCGTCGTCACCGCTTGCGATGCTCGCGGCAACGTCGACATCGAAGACCTGCGCGCCAAGGCCATCGAGCACCGCGAACACCTCGCTGCGCTGATGATTACCTACCCGTCGACCCACGGCGTGTTCGAAGAAGGCATCCGCGAGATCTGCGGCATCATTCATGACAACGGCGGCCAGGTGTACATCGACGGCGCCAACATGAACGCGATGGTCGGCCTCTGCGCACCGGGCAAGTTCGGCGGCGACGTGTCGCACTTGAACCTGCACAAGACCTTCTGCATTCCGCACGGCGGTGGCGGCCCGGGTGTCGGCCCGATCGGCGTGAAATCGCACCTGACCCCGTTCCTGCCGGGCCACGCCCAGATGGAACGCAAGGAAGGCGCAGTCTGCGCAGCACCGTTCGGCAGCGCGAGCATTCTGCCGATCACCTGGATGTACATTTCGATGATGGGTGGTGCGGGCCTCAAGCGCGCTTCGCAGCTGGCGATCCTCAATGCCAACTACATCTCCCGTCGCCTGGAAGAGCACTATCCAGTGCTGTACACCGGCAGCAACGGCCTGGTGGCGCACGAATGCATCCTCGACCTGCGTCCATTGAAAGACAGCAGCGGCATCAGTGTCGATGACGTCGCCAAGCGCCTGATCGACTTCGGCTTCCACGCGCCGACCATGTCGTTCCCGGTGGCTGGCACGCTGATGATCGAGCCGACCGAAAGCGAATCCAAGGAAGAACTGGACCGTTTCTGCGACGCCATGATCCGCATCCGCGAAGAAATCCGCGCTGTGGAAAACGGCACGCTGGACAAGGACGACAACCCACTGAAAAACGCTCCGCACACCGCAGCAGAGATCGTTGGCGAGTGGACCCACCCGTACAGCCGTGAGCAAGCGGTGTATCCAGTTGCCTCGCTGATCGAAGGCAAATACTGGCCACCGGTCGGTCGCGTCGACAACGTCTTCGGCGATCGCAACCTGGTGTGCGCCTGCCCGTCGATCGAAAGCTACGCTTAA
- the queE gene encoding 7-carboxy-7-deazaguanine synthase QueE, whose amino-acid sequence MQDTLRITEVFYSLQGETRTAGLPTVFVRLTGCPLRCQYCDSAYAFTGGTIHPLDDILEQVAGFRPRYVCVTGGEPLAQPNAIPLLKQLCDAGYEVSLETSGALDISAVDSRVSRVVDLKTPGSKEAHRNRYENIELLTPNDQVKFVICSREDYDWAVSKLIQYGLDRRAGEVLFSPSHHDLNARDLADWVVADNLPVRLQLQLHKYLWNDEPGR is encoded by the coding sequence ATGCAAGACACATTGAGAATCACCGAAGTTTTTTACTCGTTGCAGGGTGAAACGCGGACTGCCGGGCTGCCCACTGTATTTGTGCGCCTGACCGGTTGCCCATTGCGTTGCCAATACTGCGACAGCGCCTATGCCTTCACGGGTGGAACCATCCACCCGCTCGACGATATCCTCGAGCAAGTGGCTGGTTTTCGCCCGCGTTATGTGTGTGTCACCGGTGGTGAGCCACTGGCACAACCTAACGCCATCCCATTGCTCAAGCAGTTGTGCGACGCCGGTTACGAAGTGTCACTGGAAACCAGTGGTGCGCTCGACATCTCGGCAGTAGATTCTCGGGTCAGTCGCGTTGTCGACCTGAAAACCCCGGGTTCGAAGGAAGCACACCGCAACCGCTACGAAAATATCGAATTGCTCACGCCCAACGACCAAGTGAAGTTTGTCATCTGCTCGCGGGAAGACTACGACTGGGCTGTGTCCAAGCTGATCCAGTACGGTCTTGATCGGCGCGCCGGTGAAGTCCTGTTCTCGCCAAGCCACCATGACCTGAATGCTCGGGATCTGGCGGACTGGGTCGTGGCGGACAACCTGCCTGTGCGTTTGCAATTGCAGCTGCATAAATATCTTTGGAATGACGAGCCGGGGCGCTGA
- the nadA gene encoding quinolinate synthase NadA — MTQISERLLVQAHLDAKQPKPLTAEEEAYYRAAIAAELKAQNAVLVAHFYCDPVIQALAEETGGCVSDSLEMARFGAAHPAKTVVVAGVKFMGETAKILTPEKRVLMPTLEATCSLDLGCPVDEFSAFCDQHPERTVVVYANTSAAVKARADWVVTSSCALEIVESLMDNGETIIWGPDKHLGTYIQRQTGADMLLWDGACIVHEEFKSKQLEDMKALYPEAAILVHPESPTSVIELADAVGSTSQLIAAAQSLPNKTLIVATDRGIFYKMQQLCPDKVFIEAPTAGNGAACRSCAHCPWMAMNTLERLLKSLKEGANEIVVDPALIPQAIRPLKRMLDFTQAARMKLAGNA, encoded by the coding sequence ATGACGCAGATTTCCGAACGCCTTTTGGTTCAGGCTCACCTCGATGCCAAGCAGCCCAAACCGCTGACTGCCGAGGAAGAGGCCTATTACCGTGCCGCCATCGCCGCCGAGCTCAAGGCTCAGAACGCGGTGCTGGTTGCCCACTTCTATTGCGATCCGGTCATTCAGGCATTGGCTGAAGAAACCGGTGGATGCGTCTCCGACTCGTTGGAGATGGCCCGCTTCGGCGCCGCACATCCGGCCAAAACCGTGGTGGTCGCCGGTGTGAAGTTCATGGGTGAAACCGCGAAAATCCTCACCCCTGAAAAACGTGTGCTGATGCCCACCCTCGAAGCGACGTGCTCGCTGGACCTGGGCTGCCCGGTAGACGAGTTTTCGGCGTTCTGTGATCAGCACCCGGAACGCACCGTCGTGGTGTACGCCAATACCTCGGCGGCAGTCAAAGCCCGGGCGGATTGGGTGGTGACCTCCAGTTGCGCACTGGAAATCGTCGAAAGCCTGATGGACAACGGCGAGACCATTATCTGGGGCCCGGATAAACACCTGGGCACCTACATTCAGCGCCAGACCGGTGCGGACATGCTGCTGTGGGACGGTGCTTGCATCGTTCACGAGGAGTTCAAGTCCAAGCAGCTTGAAGACATGAAGGCGCTGTACCCCGAAGCCGCGATTCTGGTGCACCCGGAGTCCCCGACCTCGGTGATCGAACTGGCGGATGCCGTCGGTTCTACCAGCCAGTTGATCGCGGCGGCGCAGAGCCTGCCAAACAAGACGTTGATCGTCGCCACCGACCGCGGCATTTTCTACAAAATGCAGCAGCTGTGCCCGGACAAGGTCTTCATCGAAGCGCCAACGGCCGGTAACGGTGCCGCGTGCCGCAGTTGCGCACACTGCCCGTGGATGGCAATGAACACGCTTGAGCGCCTGCTGAAGAGCTTGAAAGAGGGGGCGAATGAGATCGTTGTCGATCCTGCGCTGATTCCGCAGGCGATTCGCCCATTGAAGCGCATGCTCGACTTCACTCAGGCTGCGCGAATGAAGCTGGCGGGTAACGCCTGA
- a CDS encoding L-serine ammonia-lyase, translated as MSLSVFDLFKIGIGPSSSHTVGPMRAAARFAEGLRREGLMAATTCVKIELYGSLGATGKGHGSDKAVLLGLEGEHPDTVDTETVAARLQEIRGSGRLNLLGEHSIAFNEKEHLAMIRKPLAYHPNGMIFRAFDAAGLQIRSREYYSVGGGFVVDEDAAGADRIVEDATPLTFPFKSAKDLLSHCTTYGLSISQVMLTNESAWRPEAETRAGLLKIWQVMQDCVDAGCRNEGILPGGLKVKRRAAALHRQLCKNPESSLRDPLSVLDWVNLYALAVNEENANGGRVVTAPTNGAAGIIPAVLHYYMRFIPGANEDGVVRFLLTAAAIGILYKENASISGAEVGCQGEVGVACSMAAGALCEVLGGTVQQVENAAEIGMEHNLGLTCDPIGGLVQVPCIERNAMGSVKAINAVRMALRGDGQHFVSLDKVIRTMRQTGADMKSKYKETARGGLAVNIIEC; from the coding sequence ATGTCGTTAAGCGTGTTCGACCTGTTCAAGATTGGCATCGGCCCCTCCAGCTCCCACACCGTCGGTCCGATGCGCGCCGCCGCACGCTTCGCCGAAGGTTTGCGCCGTGAAGGTCTGATGGCTGCCACCACCTGCGTCAAAATCGAGCTCTACGGTTCGCTCGGTGCCACCGGCAAGGGCCACGGCAGCGACAAGGCTGTGTTGCTCGGCCTCGAAGGCGAACACCCGGACACCGTGGACACCGAAACCGTTGCTGCGCGCTTGCAAGAAATTCGCGGTAGCGGGCGCTTGAACCTGCTCGGCGAACACAGCATTGCGTTCAACGAGAAAGAACACCTGGCGATGATTCGCAAACCGTTGGCCTATCACCCCAACGGCATGATCTTTCGCGCGTTCGACGCGGCGGGCCTACAGATCCGCAGCCGCGAGTACTACTCGGTCGGTGGTGGTTTTGTGGTCGATGAAGACGCCGCCGGCGCCGACCGCATCGTCGAAGACGCCACGCCGCTGACCTTCCCGTTCAAAAGTGCCAAGGACTTGCTCAGTCATTGCACCACCTACGGCCTGTCCATCAGCCAGGTGATGCTGACCAACGAAAGCGCCTGGCGCCCGGAAGCGGAAACCCGCGCCGGCCTGTTGAAAATCTGGCAAGTGATGCAGGACTGCGTCGACGCCGGTTGCCGCAACGAAGGCATCCTGCCCGGCGGCTTGAAGGTCAAGCGCCGCGCCGCCGCCCTGCATCGACAATTGTGCAAGAACCCGGAATCGTCATTGCGCGATCCGCTGTCGGTGCTGGACTGGGTCAATCTGTACGCCCTGGCGGTCAACGAAGAAAACGCCAATGGCGGACGCGTCGTGACCGCGCCTACTAACGGTGCAGCCGGGATCATTCCAGCGGTTTTGCATTACTACATGCGCTTTATCCCGGGGGCCAATGAAGACGGGGTCGTGCGCTTTCTGCTGACCGCGGCGGCCATCGGCATTCTCTACAAAGAAAACGCCTCGATCTCTGGCGCCGAAGTCGGTTGCCAGGGCGAGGTCGGCGTGGCCTGTTCCATGGCCGCCGGCGCCTTGTGCGAGGTCCTTGGCGGGACCGTGCAGCAAGTGGAAAACGCGGCGGAAATCGGCATGGAACACAACCTGGGCCTGACTTGCGACCCGATTGGCGGGCTGGTGCAAGTGCCTTGCATCGAGCGCAATGCCATGGGCTCGGTGAAGGCCATCAATGCGGTGCGCATGGCGCTGCGTGGGGACGGTCAGCACTTCGTCTCCCTCGACAAGGTCATCCGCACCATGCGCCAGACTGGCGCCGACATGAAAAGCAAATACAAGGAAACCGCCCGTGGCGGTTTGGCGGTCAACATTATCGAGTGCTGA
- the ybgF gene encoding tol-pal system protein YbgF: MRTCRRAVTVLALSLAPLAVWAAVPVVDNNSGYNNSGSSYPPAGYGTNGAYAGGGVSAPVSAQGELFNQLQQMQQQIERQQGAIEVLQNDVARMKQENLERYQDLDRRIGTGAAPAATSENSSTSGDLNAPGAAVGASAGAAAAQAPAAGSEPADPAKEKLYYDAAFDLIKAKDFDKASQAFAAFLRKYPNSQYAGNAQYWLGEVNLAKGDLQGAGQAFAKVSQLYPKHAKVPDSLYKLADVERRLGHTDKVKGILQQVVSQYPGTSAAQLAQRDLQRM, from the coding sequence ATGCGAACGTGCCGTCGTGCTGTAACTGTCTTGGCTCTCAGTCTCGCACCGCTTGCGGTGTGGGCTGCGGTTCCTGTGGTCGATAACAACTCCGGTTATAACAATAGCGGGAGCAGTTATCCGCCTGCAGGTTACGGTACGAACGGCGCCTATGCCGGGGGAGGGGTTTCGGCCCCTGTCTCGGCACAGGGCGAGCTGTTCAACCAACTGCAACAAATGCAGCAACAGATCGAGCGCCAGCAAGGCGCGATTGAAGTTCTGCAAAATGATGTGGCGCGCATGAAGCAAGAGAACCTGGAGCGATATCAGGATCTTGATCGGCGCATTGGAACCGGTGCTGCACCTGCCGCGACTTCTGAGAATTCTTCCACCAGTGGTGATTTGAACGCCCCTGGTGCTGCCGTCGGCGCAAGTGCTGGAGCCGCTGCCGCTCAAGCACCTGCCGCGGGTAGCGAGCCGGCTGATCCGGCGAAGGAAAAGCTGTATTACGACGCAGCCTTCGACTTGATCAAAGCCAAGGATTTCGACAAGGCCAGCCAGGCTTTTGCCGCATTCCTGCGCAAATACCCGAACAGCCAATACGCGGGCAATGCCCAGTACTGGCTGGGCGAAGTGAACCTGGCCAAAGGCGATCTGCAAGGTGCAGGTCAAGCGTTTGCCAAGGTTTCACAGTTGTACCCAAAGCACGCCAAAGTGCCTGATTCGTTGTACAAGCTCGCTGATGTGGAACGCCGCCTTGGTCACACCGACAAGGTCAAGGGCATTCTGCAGCAGGTTGTATCCCAGTATCCGGGGACTTCCGCAGCTCAGTTGGCGCAACGAGACTTGCAGCGCATGTAA
- the pal gene encoding peptidoglycan-associated lipoprotein Pal, whose protein sequence is MEMLKFGKFAALALAMAVAVGCSSKGGDNAGEGAVDPNAGYGANTGAVDGSLSEEAALRAITTFYFEYDSSDLKPEAMRALDIHAKDLKANGARVVLEGNTDERGTREYNMALGERRAKAVQRYLVLQGVSPAQLELVSYGEERPVATGNDEQSWAQNRRVELRK, encoded by the coding sequence ATGGAAATGCTGAAGTTTGGTAAATTTGCTGCGCTGGCTCTGGCCATGGCTGTAGCTGTAGGTTGCTCGTCCAAAGGCGGCGACAACGCCGGTGAAGGCGCAGTAGATCCAAACGCTGGTTATGGCGCAAACACTGGTGCCGTTGACGGTTCCCTGAGCGAAGAAGCTGCTCTGCGCGCTATCACTACTTTCTACTTCGAATACGACAGCTCGGACCTGAAGCCAGAAGCCATGCGCGCTCTGGACATTCACGCCAAAGACCTGAAAGCAAACGGCGCTCGCGTTGTTCTGGAAGGCAACACCGACGAACGTGGTACTCGTGAGTACAACATGGCACTGGGCGAGCGTCGTGCGAAAGCCGTTCAACGCTACCTGGTACTGCAAGGTGTTTCCCCAGCTCAGCTGGAACTGGTTTCCTACGGCGAAGAGCGTCCAGTTGCTACCGGCAACGACGAGCAGTCCTGGGCTCAAAACCGTCGCGTCGAACTGCGTAAGTAA
- a CDS encoding cold-shock protein: protein MSQRQSGTVKWFNDEKGFGFITPESGPDLFVHFRAIQGNGFKSLKEGQKVTFVAVQGQKGMQADEVQAEG, encoded by the coding sequence ATGTCCCAACGTCAGAGCGGTACCGTCAAGTGGTTTAACGACGAGAAAGGTTTTGGTTTTATCACTCCTGAAAGCGGTCCGGATCTGTTCGTACATTTCCGCGCCATCCAGGGCAACGGCTTCAAGAGCCTGAAAGAAGGCCAGAAAGTGACTTTCGTTGCCGTGCAAGGCCAGAAAGGCATGCAGGCTGACGAGGTTCAAGCAGAAGGTTAA